In a single window of the Danio rerio strain Tuebingen ecotype United States chromosome 20, GRCz12tu, whole genome shotgun sequence genome:
- the aasdh gene encoding beta-alanine-activating enzyme: protein MTAKLLYELVHEAARAHGDKRAVAFDSSIAARVSLTYDELIFMSDELTAQLRVSVQNHEGAIGLFCHPDVLLPVWIIGILQFPAAYLPLDPASPPQCSLRMINNCRLSFCLIQNELLHQFQSAFSILISVEVCATFCSHRLTLIKIKSEQKENSQANDAPFSSAVTKNIQQGEPLAYILHTSGTTGLPKIVKVPHRCIVPNIIHLRSVFKMTPEDVVFLSSPLTFDPSVVEVFLALSSGACLLIVPSAVKKMPRRLAHVLFKRNTTTVLQATPTLVRRFGKVVLQEEVLSADSSLRILAFGGEPCPSLNLVKSWRQEGNRTHIYNLYGTTEVSCWASWYKVPDEHLCLEDITDAPVPLGEPMLDTVMEVRDETGHLVTEGEGQLFIGGQNRVCLLDDEETVVKGTMRATGDWVQVQNSNLYFLGRKDRLVKRFGQRVHLDALQQMIESFSGVEACAVNLSKDDRLLAFIVLTSGHAGAPLSSEIHHDKHLTQPSEISVSVSPKASPPSLRVTEGEIRHQLSKRLSSHSIPDMMVFIPALPLTSHGKIAIDELMKTCETQRQDKNKQAPQKDTASVRLKLQNLWKECLGLQDDVVVEENAHFMFSGGDSLQALRLFDDITVAMGTTSVGLLEVILDGSFSDLLSHIMTETHDDAVLPSKKRTADYSDSEASGKRQHKEMTTSSDTESPFVVPSLRRTMGFVVVRRAAEVFKWGFQKIPQGIFSDAPDKNYVTNNSVGNDTGLISNPSLELSKSSAVTNMADHLQAQEETLLASESPSSHGGVREDSTGVLPLALRVLWRSDTGRCVDASPMLLVAPDRTTVFIGSHSHRLQALDLSRGEVIWERILGDRLESSAAISSCGGLVAIGCYDRQMYFLDVSCGDTVWTFETGDVVKSSPTVDPKTGLVFAGSHDGHVYALNPLTKTCTWQHYCGGGAVFSSPCVHLSPRQLYCSSLGGHLHCLNPDSGKVLWKYSSSAPFFSSPHCSDSSVFIGSVNGHIIGISHSGNTLWDFSTDGPVFSSPCISSLTLLTNQPPSTTPSSSVTTSPNHIVTCGSHDGHVYCLNAQNGSLLWQFQTTGKVFSTPFVFSGALWGLRTLAAVCSTDGKVWVLDGETGIQKATLSLPGELFSSPVIWGSKLVVGCRNDYVYCLELTTQ, encoded by the exons ATGACAGCGAAACTCCTTTACGAGCTAGTGCACGAGGCGGCGCGCGCTCACGGCGATAAAAGAGCTGTCGCGTTTGACAGCAGCATCGCAGCGCGCGTCTCTTTAACATATGATGAACTTATTTTCATGTCAGATGAATTAACTGCACAACTGCGCGTCTCTGTCCAGAATCATGAAGGTGCAATAGGGTTATTCTGCCATCCAGATGTTCTTCTTCCTGTCTGGATAATAGG TATCCTGCAGTTTCCTGCAGCATATTTACCTCTGGATCCTGCATCACCACCTCAGTGCAGCCTGAGAATGATCAACAACTGCAGATTGAGCTTCTGCTTGATACAAAATGAGCTGCTTCAT CAATTCCAGAGTGCCTTTTCTATCCTGATATCCGTGGAAGTATGTGCAACATTTTGTTCACACAGACTcactttaatcaaaataaaaagtgaGCAGAAGGAAAACAGTCAAGCGAACGATGCGCCTTTCAGCTCTGCCGTGACCAAAAATATCCAGCAGGGGGAGCCTTTGGCTTATATTCTGCATACATCCGGAACAACAGGCCTTCCTAAAATAGTGAAGGTCCCACACAGGTGTATTGTGCCCAATATTATACACCTGCG CTCTGTCTTTAAGATGACTCCAGAAGACGTCGTGTTCCTGTCGTCTCCATTAACCTTTGACCCATCTGTGGTGGAGGTGTTTTTGGCCCTTTCCTCAGGAGCGTGTCTCCTAATtgtgccctctgctgttaaaaagatGCCACGCAGACTCGCTCATGTGCTGTTTAAACGAAACACAACAACAGTCTTACAG GCCACTCCCACTCTTGTGAGGCGCTTTGGAAAGGTTGTCCTTCAGGAGGAGGTGCTGAGTGCAGATTCTTCCCTGAGGATATTGGCTTTTGGAGGAGAGCCATGTCCATCTCTAAATCTTGTCAAGAGCTGGAGGCAGGAAGGCAATCGCACTCACATCTATAATCTTTACGGCACCACTGAAGTTTCCTGCTGGGCAAGCTGGTACAAAGTCCCAGATGAACACCTGTGCTTGGAGGACAT AACTGATGCACCTGTGCCCCTTGGAGAGCCAATGTTAGACACTGTTATGGAGGTTAGAGATGAAACAGGACATCTCGTCACCGAAGGAGAAGGACAGTTGTTCATAG GTGGTCAGAATAGAGTTTGTCTTCTGGACGATGAAGAAACTGTTGTCAAGGGCACAATGCGTGCGACTGGAGACTGGGTGCAGGTGCAGAACTCAAATCTCTATTTCCTTGGCAGGAAGGATCGTCTGGTCAAGCGCTTTGGCCAGCGGGTTCATTTAGATGCTTTGCAGCAG ATGATTGAGAGTTTTTCTGGGGTAGAGGCGTGTGCTGTGAACCTGAGCAAGGATGACAGGCTGCTGGCATTTATAGTGCTAACATCAGGTCATGCAGGAGCCCCCTTGTCTTCTGAAATACATCATGATAAACATTTAACACAACCCTCTGAAATCAGTGTCAGTGTCTCGCCAAAAGCCAGCCCTCCGTCCCTCAGAGTAACCGAAGGAGAGATTCGCCATCAACTATCAAAGCGTTTGTCCAGTCACAGCATTCCAGACATGATGGTATTCATCCCTGCTCTTCCACTCACCTCTCATG GTAAAATAGCCATTGATGAGTTGATGAAGACGTGTGAAACTCAAAGacaagacaaaaataaacaagctCCACAGAAAGACACTGCATCTGTGAGACTGAAGTTACAAAACCTGTGGAAG GAGTGTCTTGGCCTGCAGGATGACGTTGTGGTTGAAGAAAATGCTCATTTCATGTTCAGTGGAGGAGACTCCCTTCAGGCCCTGCGTCTCTTTGATGACATCACCGTTGCCATGGGGACGACCTCGGTAGGCCTGCTGGAGGTCATACTGGACGGCTCTTTCTCAGACCTGCTGAGCCACATCATGACAGAAACGCATGATGATGCAGTCCTGCCATCAAAGAAAAGAACGGCGGACTATTCAGACTCTGAAGCTTCAGGTAAAAGACAACACAAGGAAATGACTACATCGAGCGACACAGAAAGTCCTTTTGTAGTTCCCTCATTGAGAAGGACAATGGGATTTGTAGTCGTAAGACGAGCTGCCGAAGTTTTCAAATGGGGTTTTCAAAAAATACCACAGGGAATTTTCTCCGATGCGCCAGACAAAAACTACGTGACCAATAATTCTGTAGGTAATGACACTGGTTTAATATCTAACCCCTCGCTGGAACTTTCTAAGAGTTCTGCTGTTACAAACATGGCAGACCATCTTCAAGCTCAAGAAGAGACACTACTGGCCAGTGAGAGCCCGAGTTCACATGGGGGTGTGAGGGAAGACTCTACTGGTGTCCTGCCGCTTGCTCTGCGGGTCCTGTGGAGATCTgacacaggcaggtgtgttgacgCCTCTCCAATGCTGCTGGTGGCTCCTGATAGAACCACAGTGTTCATTGGCTCTCATTCGCACCGACTGCAGGCTCTCGATCTGTCCAGGGGTGAGGTCATCTGGGAGCGAATCCTTGGAGATCGGCTGGAGTCTTCAGCGGCGATCTCTTCATGCGGAGGACTTGTAGCCATAG GCTGTTATGACAGACAGATGTATTTTCTGGATGTTTCCTGCGGGGACACTGTGTGGACATTTGAGACCGGTGATGTTGTGAAAAGTTCCCCTACTGTGGACCCTAAAACTGGACTGGTTTTCGCAGGATCCCATGATGGCCATGTATATGCATTAAATCCACtg ACAAAGACTTGTACATGGCAGCATTACTGTGGTGGTGGTGCAGTGTTTTCATCCCCTTGTGTCCACTTGTCTCCCAGACAGTTATACTGTAGTTCTTTGGGTGGGCATCTTCACTGTCTTAATCCA GACAGTGGAAAAGTCTTGTGGAAGTATTCCAGCAGTGCCCCATTTTTTTCATCTCCTCACTGCTCTGATTCCTCCGTCTTCATTGGTTCAGTAAATGGACATATTATTGGAATAAGCCATTCTGGAAATACG TTATGGGACTTCTCCACTGACGGACCAGTCTTCTCATCGCCATGCATTTCTTCCTTGACATTGTTGACCAATCAGCCACCTTCTACAACACCAAGCAGCAGTGTGACGACCTCACCCAATCACATAGTCACGTGTGGGTCACATGATGGTCATGTTTACTGTTTAAATGCCCAAAATGGATCATTACTTTGGCAGTTTCAGACCACAGGAAAGGTGTTCTCAACTCCATTTGTGTTTTCTGGTGCTCTGTGGGGTTTGAGAACACTAGCGGCTGTGTGCTCCACTGATGGAAAGGTGTGGGTTTTAGATGGAGAAACCGGCATACAGAAGGCAACGCTGTCTTTGCCAGGCGAGCTTTTCTCCTCTCCTGTCATATGGGGGAGTAAATTAGTGGTGGGATGTCGCAATGATTATGTTTATTGTCTCGAACTGACCACACAGTGA